From one Solanum stenotomum isolate F172 chromosome 12, ASM1918654v1, whole genome shotgun sequence genomic stretch:
- the LOC125849086 gene encoding TLC domain-containing protein At5g14285 codes for MEAPILLSSSIPNLFSFFIFFLIIYLIAYFIIFPSWKPKLRPEASSCVISFFHGTPAVFLAVTSLLADPDRNFHSTNTPFQNMVLDYSIAYFLMDLTHYLIFYPSDVLFIGHHLATLFVFVTCRYMVYHGAYAILVLLILAEVTSFVQNTWTLANARKSDVEFAAKVYSVLSPPFYVLYSSVRGIAGPYFVYRMLSYYLSGAADSVIPRWIWVSWVFVVVTAISLSILWVSNLWVELYKEMSRKIEKKVR; via the coding sequence ATGGAAGCTCCGATTCTTCTCTCTTCCTCTATACCCAAtctcttctctttcttcatcttttttctcATCATTTACCTTATTGCCTACTTCATTATCTTCCCTTCATGGAAACCCAAACTCCGTCCAGAAGCTTCCAGCTGCGTTATCTCCTTCTTCCACGGCACACCCGCCGTATTCCTCGCCGTTACTTCTTTACTCGCCGACCCAGATCGTAATTTTCACTCCACCAACACCCCTTTTCAGAACATGGTCCTTGATTACAGCATAGCTTATTTCTTAATGGACCTAACCCACTACCTGATTTTCTACCCTAGTGATGTTCTCTTCATCGGACATCATCTTGCTACCCTCTTCGTTTTCGTTACGTGTAGGTATATGGTGTATCATGGGGCTTATGCGATTCTTGTGCTTTTGATTCTTGCGGAGGTTACTAGCTTTGTACAGAACACATGGACTCTTGCGAATGCTAGGAAATCGGATGTGGAGTTTGCTGCCAAGGTGTATTCGGTGCTTTCGCCTCCGTTTTATGTTCTGTATTCATCGGTGAGAGGTATTGCTGGGCCGTATTTTGTTTACAGGATGCTTTCGTATTATCTTAGTGGTGCTGCTGATAGCGTAATACCGAGATGGATTTGGGTTTCTTGggtatttgttgttgttactgCTATTTCTCTTAGCATATTGTGGGTTTCAAATCTTTGGGTTGAACTGTATAAAGAAATGAGTaggaaaattgagaaaaaagttAGGTGA
- the LOC125849054 gene encoding F-box protein SKIP14-like, whose translation MAGNRGEGSSSGIKFDEGGGFSFDWEEEELDENADLLPSDPFNMECRNQRTGFSTMTSWLEDFGFKIDENEVAKLDSFLIRKMGIDQGAGFQLIDGNCVPFGMIFREGLNGGHGLMDGDTTDNDQGRINDHCGVDGGNPPQALLLSLGYLGLGDLFVVERVSKPLRDAVVGDPLLWKNINITHPFCTNITNDILINLTNRAQGHLHSLSLFHCSKLTDAGLKHVLDRNPNLSKLNVQGCARLTADGMLSNLKVWRTAGKTRLKYLGIYGLSGLTDKHMDEFKLLTGVDNSKLPTTRKPRFFGGGRSRVTFDDDRAIDVEVCPICQRFELVYDCTSESCQKKQSSSQLCRGCVKCIKRCFDCGCCLINCDYVELFHFESLCLDCPINPLGSQKGEQKTTPLSETTIVH comes from the exons ATGGCCGGGAATCGAGGAGAGGGAAGCTCATCTGGGATCAAGTTCGATGAAGGGGGTGGATTTAGTTTTGATTGGGAAGAAGAGGAGCTTGATGAAAATGCTGATTTGTTGCCTTCGGATCCGTTTAATATGGAATGTAGGAACCAAAGGACGGGTTTTTCAACCATGACCAGTTGGTTAGAGGATTTTGGGTTTAAGATAGATGAGAATGAGGTTGCGAAACTTGATTCTTTCTTGATTCGCAAGATGGGAATTGATCAGGGTGCGGGTTTCCAGTTGATTGATGGAAATTGTGTGCCGTTCGGGATGATTTTCAGAGAGGGGTTGAACGGTGGTCATGGTCTGATGGATGGTGATACAACAGATAATGATCAAGGGAGGATTAATGATCATTGCGGTGTGGATGGAGGTAATCCACCGCAGGCCTTGTTGCTGTCCCTTGGTTATTTAGGCTTGGGGGACCTATTTGTAGTTGAAAGAGTAAGCAAGCCTTTACGGGATGCTGTTGTAGGAGATCCACTTTTATGGAAAAATATTAACATAACTCATCCATTTTGTACTAATATCACAAATGATATCCTTATAAACTTGACGAATAGAGCTCAAGGCCATCTTCATTCTCTCAGTCTATTTCACTGCTCAAAGCTCACTGATGCTGGTTTGAAGCATGTACTTGATAGGAATCCCAACCTGTCAAAG TTAAATGTCCAAGGATGTGCGAGACTCACAGCAGATGGTATGCTCTCTAACTTAAAAGTCTGGAGGACTGCTGGAAAAACGAGACTTAAATATTTAGGGATTTATGGATTGTCTGGCTTGACAGACAAGCACATGGATGAGTTCAAGCTCTTAACAGGTGTAGATAATAGCAAGCTGCCAACTACTCGTAAGCCACGATTTTTTGGTGGTGGCCGGTCGCGTGTCACTTTTGATGATGACCGTGCTATTGACGTTGAAGTTTGCCCGATATGCCAGAGGTTTGAACTAGTTTATGATTGCACTTCGGAGAGTTGCCAAAAGAAGCAATCTTCCTCTCAGTTGTGCAGGGGTTGCGTTAAATGCATTAAGCGTTGTTTCGATTGTGGATGCTGCTTAATTAATTGCGATTACGTGGAGCTGTTCCATTTCGAGTCGCTCTGTTTAGATTGCCCGATAAATCCCTTGGGTTCGCAAAAGGGGGAGCAGAAAACCACCCCTTTGTCTGAAACCACTATTGTTCACTAG
- the LOC125847860 gene encoding AUGMIN subunit 6-like isoform X1, with protein MTMDREKEREMELESAMYTNCLLLGLDPAIIGIVANNGTPRVGFFRHSNPKLGEQLLYFLLSSLRGPAQSAKDFDKVWPIFDSAQSRDFRKVVQGIISELESQGALPRSNSRVSSLATCCGPRFVELLWQLSLHALREVHRRTFAADVASNPLPASLTDVAFSHAATLLPVTKARIALERRRFLKNAEIAVHRQATWSNLAHEMTAEFRGLCAEEAYLQQELEKLHDVRNKVKLEGDLWDELVSSSSQNSHMVQRATRLWESLLSRQNQHEILASGPIEDLIAHREHRYRISGSALLAAMDQSSVAPPRDLVSSHPDNERSERSPAVVNREMHVNNPDSSHTQANDERFSRVDERTARGHPTIDIAEVLRRWTHALQRIHKQSLQLAKVNDGEGPELLRSSHDGGTSGHAESLSTTLAEHRQHLASIQVLINQLKEVGPAIQNSIAQLTEEVNSVSSSLLPMAEHHARSHSLVQAQNSRQTLENSTDEVAEMTSKMSSMHFEKASASSPALKLPPLFSLTPNSSGKGGNMQKRQVSAQASQIENMLEKKSPDLPISNNSMDNTPQADDDTSFVQNLKRSVREAALSSQSCYPESSQDSRSDDSSEHYFIPVPGVGFSHFGNKSNLLRSKKLLAPEPDSSFLGNHAPHSHVGIKSEGLPDFFNDLQSLDDYDGIDGFLSTMGSNSSVSDACRSFYDLDEAEDQVFSPPLLMDMSLLADSYEDLLAPLSETETALMKH; from the exons ATGACGATGGACAGAGAGAAGGAGAGGGAGATGGAGTTAGAAAGTGCAATGTACACTAACTGTTTGTTACTAGGCCTGGATCCAGCGATCATAGGTATCGTAGCTAACAATGGCACTCCTCGTGTTGGATTTTTTCGTCATTCAAACCCTAAATTGGGAGAACAGCTTCTTTACTTCCTACTTTCTTCTCTTAGAGGCCCTGCTCAATCCGCCAAG GATTTCGATAAGGTCTGGCCAATATTTGATTCGGCGCAATCTCGTGATTTTCGCAAG GTTGTGCAAGGGATTATAAGTGAGCTGGAATCACAAGGTGCACTTCCTAGAAGCAATTCGAGGGTCTCATCTCTTGCGACATGCTGTGGACCAAG ATTCGTCGAACTTCTGTGGCAACTCTCACTGCATGCTTTGAGGGAAGTTCATAGGCGAACATTTGCTGCTGATGTTGCTTCTAACCCGTTACCTGCTTCATTGACGGATGTAGCTTTCTCACATGCAGCCACCTTACTTCCTGTAACCAAG GCTAGGATTGCTCTTGAAAGAAGAAGATTTCTGAAAAATGCAGAAATAGCAGTTCACAGACAGGCTACGTGGTCTAATTTGGCTCATGAGATGACAGCTGAGTTTCGAGGCCTTTGTGCTGAAGAG GCTTATTTGCAGCAAGAACTTGAAAAACTGCATGATGTTAGAAATAAAGTAAAGTTGGAAGGTGACCTCTGGGATGAGCTTGTATCAAGCTCAAGTCAAAACTCACATATGGTCCAAAGAGCTACTCGCTTGTGGGAATCTTTGCTATCTCGCCAGA ATCAGCATGAGATTCTTGCTTCTGGCCCAATAGAGGATCTTATAGCTCATCGTGAGCATAG ATATCGCATATCTGGGTCGGCTTTGCTTGCAGCCATGGATCAAAGTTCTGTGGCGCCACCTCGTGATTTAGTTTCATCGCATCCAGATAATGAACGGTCTGAAAGATCACCAGCAGTTGTAAATAGAGAAATGCATGTGAACAATCCAGATTCTTCTCATACTCAAGCAAATGATGAGAGATTTTCTCGAGTTGATGAAAGGACTGCTAGAGGCCATCCTACTATTGATATAGCTGAAGTGTTGAGGCGTTGGACACATGCCTTACAACGAATTCATAAGCAGTCACTTCAATTA GCAAAAGTAAATGATGGAGAGGGTCCAGAGCTTCTGAGAAGCTCACATGATGGTGGTACGAGTGGTCATGCTGAATCCTTGAGTACAACACTTGCTGAACATCGGCAACACCTAGCAAGTATACAG GTGCTCATAAATCAACTGAAGGAAGTTGGTCCAGCTATACAGAATTCAATTGCACAGCTTACAGAAGAAGTCAATAGTGTTTCATCCAGTCTTCTCCCCATGGCCGAACATCATGCTAGATCACATTCACTGGTCCAAGCACAGAATAGCAGACAAACATTG GAGAACAGCACTGATGAGGTAGCTGAGATGACCTCAAAAATGTCGTCCATGCATTTTGAAAAGGCATCAGCCAGTTCCCCTGCCTTAAAACTTCCACCTTTGTTTAGTTTAACGCCAAATTCTTCCGGAAAAGGTGGGAACATGCAGAAGAGACAGGTCTCAGCTCAGGCCAGCCAAATAGAAAATATGCTTGAGAAAAAATCTCCAGATCTGCCAATTTCGAATAATTCAATGGATAATACTCCACAAG CAGATGATGACACTAGCTTTGTCCAAAATTTGAAGAGATCTGTCAGAGAAGCTGCACTTTCCTCCCAATCGTGCTATCCGGAATCATCTCAAGATAGCCGTTCTGATGATAGCTCTGAGCACTATTTTATACCTGTACCAGGGGTTGGGTTTTCTCATTTTGGTAACAAATCAAACTTACTGAGAAGTAAAAAGCTGCTTGCGCCTGAACCAGATTCATCTTTTCTTGGTAACCATGCTCCACACAGTCATGTGGGCATCAAGTCAGAGGGACTTCCTGACTTTTTTAATGATCTGCAATCTCTTGATGACTATGATGGCATAGATGGTTTTCTTTCGACCATGGGTTCGAACTCTTCAGTTTCTGATGCTTGCAggtcattttatgatttggatGAAGCTGAAGATCAAGTATTTTCTCCTCCTTTGCTTATGGATATGTCACTGTTGGCAGACTCGTATGAAGATTTACTTG CACCTTTATCAGAAACTGAAACTGCATTAATGAAGCACTGA
- the LOC125847860 gene encoding AUGMIN subunit 6-like isoform X2, whose product MTMDREKEREMELESAMYTNCLLLGLDPAIIGIVANNGTPRVGFFRHSNPKLGEQLLYFLLSSLRGPAQSAKDFDKVWPIFDSAQSRDFRKVVQGIISELESQGALPRSNSRVSSLATCCGPRFVELLWQLSLHALREVHRRTFAADVASNPLPASLTDVAFSHAATLLPVTKARIALERRRFLKNAEIAVHRQATWSNLAHEMTAEFRGLCAEEAYLQQELEKLHDVRNKVKLEGDLWDELVSSSSQNSHMVQRATRLWESLLSRQNQHEILASGPIEDLIAHREHRYRISGSALLAAMDQSSVAPPRDLVSSHPDNERSERSPAVVNREMHVNNPDSSHTQANDERFSRVDERTARGHPTIDIAEVLRRWTHALQRIHKQSLQLAKVNDGEGPELLRSSHDGGTSGHAESLSTTLAEHRQHLASIQVLINQLKEVGPAIQNSIAQLTEEVNSVSSSLLPMAEHHARSHSLVQAQNSRQTLENSTDEVAEMTSKMSSMHFEKASASSPALKLPPLFSLTPNSSGKGGNMQKRQVSAQASQIENMLEKKSPDLPISNNSMDNTPQDDDTSFVQNLKRSVREAALSSQSCYPESSQDSRSDDSSEHYFIPVPGVGFSHFGNKSNLLRSKKLLAPEPDSSFLGNHAPHSHVGIKSEGLPDFFNDLQSLDDYDGIDGFLSTMGSNSSVSDACRSFYDLDEAEDQVFSPPLLMDMSLLADSYEDLLAPLSETETALMKH is encoded by the exons ATGACGATGGACAGAGAGAAGGAGAGGGAGATGGAGTTAGAAAGTGCAATGTACACTAACTGTTTGTTACTAGGCCTGGATCCAGCGATCATAGGTATCGTAGCTAACAATGGCACTCCTCGTGTTGGATTTTTTCGTCATTCAAACCCTAAATTGGGAGAACAGCTTCTTTACTTCCTACTTTCTTCTCTTAGAGGCCCTGCTCAATCCGCCAAG GATTTCGATAAGGTCTGGCCAATATTTGATTCGGCGCAATCTCGTGATTTTCGCAAG GTTGTGCAAGGGATTATAAGTGAGCTGGAATCACAAGGTGCACTTCCTAGAAGCAATTCGAGGGTCTCATCTCTTGCGACATGCTGTGGACCAAG ATTCGTCGAACTTCTGTGGCAACTCTCACTGCATGCTTTGAGGGAAGTTCATAGGCGAACATTTGCTGCTGATGTTGCTTCTAACCCGTTACCTGCTTCATTGACGGATGTAGCTTTCTCACATGCAGCCACCTTACTTCCTGTAACCAAG GCTAGGATTGCTCTTGAAAGAAGAAGATTTCTGAAAAATGCAGAAATAGCAGTTCACAGACAGGCTACGTGGTCTAATTTGGCTCATGAGATGACAGCTGAGTTTCGAGGCCTTTGTGCTGAAGAG GCTTATTTGCAGCAAGAACTTGAAAAACTGCATGATGTTAGAAATAAAGTAAAGTTGGAAGGTGACCTCTGGGATGAGCTTGTATCAAGCTCAAGTCAAAACTCACATATGGTCCAAAGAGCTACTCGCTTGTGGGAATCTTTGCTATCTCGCCAGA ATCAGCATGAGATTCTTGCTTCTGGCCCAATAGAGGATCTTATAGCTCATCGTGAGCATAG ATATCGCATATCTGGGTCGGCTTTGCTTGCAGCCATGGATCAAAGTTCTGTGGCGCCACCTCGTGATTTAGTTTCATCGCATCCAGATAATGAACGGTCTGAAAGATCACCAGCAGTTGTAAATAGAGAAATGCATGTGAACAATCCAGATTCTTCTCATACTCAAGCAAATGATGAGAGATTTTCTCGAGTTGATGAAAGGACTGCTAGAGGCCATCCTACTATTGATATAGCTGAAGTGTTGAGGCGTTGGACACATGCCTTACAACGAATTCATAAGCAGTCACTTCAATTA GCAAAAGTAAATGATGGAGAGGGTCCAGAGCTTCTGAGAAGCTCACATGATGGTGGTACGAGTGGTCATGCTGAATCCTTGAGTACAACACTTGCTGAACATCGGCAACACCTAGCAAGTATACAG GTGCTCATAAATCAACTGAAGGAAGTTGGTCCAGCTATACAGAATTCAATTGCACAGCTTACAGAAGAAGTCAATAGTGTTTCATCCAGTCTTCTCCCCATGGCCGAACATCATGCTAGATCACATTCACTGGTCCAAGCACAGAATAGCAGACAAACATTG GAGAACAGCACTGATGAGGTAGCTGAGATGACCTCAAAAATGTCGTCCATGCATTTTGAAAAGGCATCAGCCAGTTCCCCTGCCTTAAAACTTCCACCTTTGTTTAGTTTAACGCCAAATTCTTCCGGAAAAGGTGGGAACATGCAGAAGAGACAGGTCTCAGCTCAGGCCAGCCAAATAGAAAATATGCTTGAGAAAAAATCTCCAGATCTGCCAATTTCGAATAATTCAATGGATAATACTCCACAAG ATGATGACACTAGCTTTGTCCAAAATTTGAAGAGATCTGTCAGAGAAGCTGCACTTTCCTCCCAATCGTGCTATCCGGAATCATCTCAAGATAGCCGTTCTGATGATAGCTCTGAGCACTATTTTATACCTGTACCAGGGGTTGGGTTTTCTCATTTTGGTAACAAATCAAACTTACTGAGAAGTAAAAAGCTGCTTGCGCCTGAACCAGATTCATCTTTTCTTGGTAACCATGCTCCACACAGTCATGTGGGCATCAAGTCAGAGGGACTTCCTGACTTTTTTAATGATCTGCAATCTCTTGATGACTATGATGGCATAGATGGTTTTCTTTCGACCATGGGTTCGAACTCTTCAGTTTCTGATGCTTGCAggtcattttatgatttggatGAAGCTGAAGATCAAGTATTTTCTCCTCCTTTGCTTATGGATATGTCACTGTTGGCAGACTCGTATGAAGATTTACTTG CACCTTTATCAGAAACTGAAACTGCATTAATGAAGCACTGA